In Hemicordylus capensis ecotype Gifberg chromosome 4, rHemCap1.1.pri, whole genome shotgun sequence, the genomic window tggtatgttcacctccccaccaccaagtTAATCATCATTcccctacagagagagagagggagagagatgagcGGTGTTTTTAACacctgggttcttgagggcacaaacagcaactgaactcacaagaatgtaagaatataaaacaggtatatttatgcaaatatatgcattagcagaaacatttcaaaatgcaatttACATATTCCCAACCCACATACTTCTTTCCCCGGCCACTCCCCCCCTCTCTAAAACACCCATTGCAGGTCACAATTGCACTCAGCCGCCTGGGATGGctcagcaaccacaccacccaggacagactaaagaggattggggtggtgtggaggccctggactttggccccgaagtccaggggggtaagagcgcctctgaaatCAAATATATTTACATATTGAACATATACTTATATATACTTATACTATTGaacaaaaatattattattagttaatGTAGGTTCTGTCATTGGAAATGAATGGAAGTAATAGTTGCCTTCCTTTTGAAGAGGCCGAACTCTAGGTACTTGTTAATACTTGTGTGGATATCTATTCTTTCAtgtgtttaaaaattttaaagctAGCTCCAATCTTTGTTTTATTCCATAATTTTAATAAAAGTATTTAATAAAAGTGTGAAATTGAGATCCCTAGCTCATTGTTTAGAGTTATTGTAGATGATCCCTCTTAAGACAAAGCTGACAGAAGAAGAGTTGAGTGGTTCTTCTTAAGACAAATCTGACAGGGGAAAAATGTTGAGTAATCTCTCTGGGAGATGTGAGGTTGGAAAGTATCATTATTTATCATCACTGTTTATTTATTGTCTGAGATTTCAAGAGGCTGTTCTTGGGTGACTGTGACCATTAAGATAATAAAACTTGAGAATGTGGTAATCTTCCAGAGATGTAAAGTGCAAACATTTTAGTGATGGGTTAACAATCCCCCAGAAATTAGCCAAGCTACAGCCCCCAGAACTGAGAAAGAAGCTTGGTTTATTTCTAAACCAAAGCTTAATTTGTAAGCCACAAGCTCCATTCTTCTTACACAGGCCTCCAGACTCCCAAACATTCTCTCCTATTTCCTTTAAGCTAACTTTCTGGCTGTGACTGGAATAATTGTGCTTTGGTGTAGAGAGATCTCTCCATCCCTCACCTTACTGGTGCTTGGTGCACTGTGTAGCAATGTGCTAAGATTAAAGGTCCCTTAGGACATTTATGCCTCCCCTGTTCCCTCTCCCTGCAacgagagctgctgctgccccacctagTAAGTGGGGTTTACATAGAAGGGGATTTGGGCAGTTTGGTGAGTAGGAGTGAGGGACGTATGCTTTTATTAAGAAGAACTTGGGGCTCATAATGTTCATCTGTTCTTTGAGGTAAGCATTACAAGCCCTCAAAACTTATATTTGAGGCCCAGATAAACAAATTTTGCTGGCATAAGTAAACTATGTattgggctagttcagatgatcAACCTGCTCCATAGGTACTTGAGAACACTGAGCACACATGTAATGCCCCCCTTCTGGTGCAATGGGGGCCATTTGCCCAAACATAGGTAGCAGAGTTGTCCAAAATGCCCCTCCATGTGCAGTTTCGGTTCTGTTTTAAAGTAGTATTTCAGTTGCACATGGAGGGGCAGTTTGAAGAAAACTggtcctcacacacacacacacacacacacacactaacacacTAACACAATGGCATAACAAGAAGAAGGAAGATATGCAcactcagtggtgcacctaggtcccAAATcaacctggacctgaagggctctGGAGGCTCTGGAGTGCACTGAACCTCTGAAGGgctctggaggctgggggcaACAAGAAAGTCCCTGCTTTTAAGTTTAAAAAGCAGTACTTACAGAGGGGAGAGCTCCCCTTTACCTCAATATTTTTCTTGACCCAGGGAGGGTGGGATAGTGTACAGCAGTGatggtggctgcagggagggtgaggggtGATGAGGCaagagttcccccttttaccggGACAAGAGGCGGCGAGCTCCTTCCATATCCTCCTCTCAAGTGACTGCACAGGCCTCTTGCCTGTCTGCTTCATCCACGTGGAGGAAGGCCGGAAACAAGCTGTACAACAAAGAGGCTCGTGCAGTCACTTggaacaagggaggagagctggaaggaGTTCGCCACTCCCCATCCCAGTAGAAGGGAGAACtctcacccccccaccctccctgcagctgccatcCCTGTATCCCATCTCACCCTCCCAGGGTCAAGGACAATCTTTAGGTAAAGGGGAGCTCTCTTCTCCTTGCCCGCCCTTCACAAGTACCTCTGCCACCatgcagcagcattttttaatgtaaaaggggggTTGTCCATGTCCCCCGCTCTTGCTGCAGTTGCGCCCCATCCCACCTCCACTagcagcagggctctggggagcctcccccagaaggccatggaccagatctccaaggtccatggctaagagcgcctctgtgtgcACTCATGGTGTACCCACCATAATCATCTGGATTGGTGCTGGTCAGATAGTATTTCCCAAATTGGCCCATTGTGATGTTAAATAGGCTTTAGGAAATTATTCAAAGATCTAGAAGCCAGTGCATAAACATTATAAATGTGGTCTATTTTTCCCTTCCAGATAACTTCATTCTCATTGAAAAATACAGATTTAGTTTGTACCCAATAACTTCTGAAGGAGTGATGAAGCCCACAATGGCAGATGGATTATCTGCAGGTGACCAACTCTGGACATTTTgtctattttttccccttcagttaGGATTTCTTGCTCCAGCTTTTAATGAGAAAAATGTATTTAGTCTAGAATTGGAAACATATAAATGTGAATAGATATTGATTAAGAAACAGAGATTGTATGTAGAACTAGAATCTTGACTAAGTCTGTATTGCTATTCACACTTCCTTCAGAACAAGTCTGCTGAACGTAGTGATACTTGATTCCAATTAAATGTACATAGGATCGAGCTTTAGGTTCTCAAGGATCTAGgttatcaaacaaacaaaaattgtaCTGTGTCTACAGTATACCCAAGTTTTATTtaagttttttgggggaaattgaTGAAGTTCAGGCAGTTTAAccttgaagaaagaaaaatgaacaagGTTGTAATTCTATTCTTACATTTGCAAATAAGGCCCATATCACTCAGAAAATGTGCTAAAGATTACTTAGATTCTCTTAGGCCTGTATTTTTGCGGTGCTGTTGATACTTATTTTAAGCTGTTGATTGTTTTTTTTCAGGTGGGACTGAAAAACAGAATGATCTGAACTTCTATGTGATTTTACTTCTAATTATTTCATGCTCAATTTTACTGTTTGGAGCTCTGTTGCTTTTGCACCAAAGGTAAAGATTTACTATagggttttttgtggtttttttaatctgCTTACAACTGAATAAGCATTTAGTTGAGTTGAAATATATTCAGTTGAGTTGAAATATATTCAAATATATATTCGAGTTGAAATATATTCAGGATTATTGCTGGGATTGACCAATTCCAGGCACCAAGAAACATAGCACCTATAAATTTTATcttggtgcctagactaggatattcagtggtagaatttattcattaaaaatatttattgggCCCAACCCTGTTTCAGTATGTAAAGGGTTAAAGAAAAGCCTATTTATGCTCCTGCTCCACATGTCTATCATCCAGTAGTTTTGTCAAGTTTCTATTGTCTGGCTCCTCAATTCTTGGGATGACTtctggatccaaagaaaattggcaGGCCTGGATTGCCTGTATGCTGAAGATGTATTTTCTGACTGGTTTATATGCATCAGAGGTACATGGAGTGCCATTGATTCCCTTTGTGAAGGTCTGGACCCCCCTTAACACAAAAAACCCACTAACTAAGATTGAGAAGGCCTGTTTCAATCCAAATCCTAAATACAACAGACTAAcataaacaggggcgtagctaggggagaaggggcctgtgttcatccgtctctctggcggccccccagagtgagggagataatgaagaaaatagggagggatggagctggagggcccttaggagctgggggcccgtgttctttgaacccttttgctcaattatagctacgcccctgaacataAGCATTATGAGAGAAGTTCCAGATAAAAATCAGTCTTCTATAAAGGATTTCCAAGGAAATCCTACACAGGAGAAGTAGATATATGCTGTAATAGAAAGAGTTCAATCATTAACCTACACAGATACGTGTGTgtggctattcacatgtgcaagcaaaactgggctaggaaagcccaggctggttttgcctgtgccagtgaacctctgggagccatgtggctcccagcggcagcaCGTCGGCAAACCATGTTCAGTGACCCAGTTGTTAGCCAGGATGTTAGGATGCAAGcacaccccaaacccaggctaatgGATTGCGTGTTGGTGCCACGCAGCTCCACACAgtacctacacacaagtagcctcctgaccagcgtcaggaggctccccataatgtactgcacacttgcatggtacattatggaagttccagggcctccaaagacccagaaaacccctgctgctggcaggagctggCCATCGTCTGGGTGAGCATGCCGCCCAGGGAGAGCAATCCgcccagggagggagagaggatcgTTTGTGGGTGAGGTAATtgtttcaaggcttcctccccttgccccttttgaACCCTTTCTCCGATCTTCAGaaaggtgtgagtgtgtgtgtgtgggggggggatgtaaaATGGGGCTGTGGACTCTACAGTGTGGAGTAGCagttagagtgtgggactaggccaagggagacctaagttcaaatccctgttcagccatgaaagtcactgagtgactctgggacagtcacttatttctcagcctgacctacttcacagggttgttgtgaggataaatataataactgtgtacactgctctgggctcctcagaggaagagagggatataaatataCAATATGCAGCTATGTACAGTTGATTTCAGATTTGCTGAAGCTTATCTCAAACTTGTCCTGTCacgtttaaaaaataatttgctgTTCATGAAATATGTCTTCACAGTAAGAAGCAATTATATCCTATATGTACCTTCTGTGCCAAATCAACACTCTATCTGAATATTTCAGAGTGAAGAATTTTTTCTGGGATGATGTTCCGAACCCCAAGAATTGCTCCTGGGCACAAGGAGTTAATTTCCAAAAGGTATGGTCTCCTATTTTGATGAATTTGCTTTTATGTATGTCAGTATTTTAGGTCTTTAGTCAGTTTCAAAAATAATTCATTTACTAACAGAAAAAAACTTAATAACTAAAAAGAACTGAAACTTTGAGTTGGAGCTGAGACTTAGATGCAAATACTTTTAATTTGCCAGGGCAATGGTACCATAGCCTAGAAACAAAATTCTACGTGTTACTTTGGTGATaataggggcgtagctaggggagaggcgggctgtgttcatccctctctctggcagccccccagagtgagggagataatgaagaaaatagggagaggtggagctgggggcccgtgttctttgaacccttttgctcaattatagcgacacccctgggtGATGAAATGCCATTGGGTTCTATAGGTACTCATTCAAAGACAAATGCCCCCTTTCCAGGGATTATTTGTGGGAGATTGAGGCTCCAGTGAGCTTCCTTCCTCCAAGGCCTTCACCAGAGTGGTATCCTAGGATGCTCAAAGGGATACATAGATGGAACTTCCTTCTCCTTTCATTTAacaggaagcccccccccttCATGCTTCTATAGTGCTTTTAGGATTGTGCATTTCAGTGACTGGGTGAATCCATGAGGCCAAATTAAATTGTTTTCAATAGGACTTTGGCTCAACTTATGGTGAATTACATTCATACTTGATGGCTAGTGCTGCTGCTTTACGTAAATAGAGCTTTCCTTAAATTTGGCTTAAACTGAGCTTTTTAATCATGTTTACCATTAGATCTTTTGGCTTTGGAATAATGCATGTTAAATTAAAGGCTTGAACATGTATACAAGAAGGCTATTAAGCATCAGGAAGAATGCCTGCTTAATATTTTGTAAATGTTTAAGATCATTTCATAGTTTTCATTCCAAGTGAATTTTTATTTTCTCAtctttcccccccccatttcatttcatttcatttaaacaGAGAATGGACATTCTTTGAAGTCTAATCATGGTCACTGCCTGCTGAACCATTGTGACAGCTCTCAGACTTCCTATACAGAATTGTTAGAAGAATTTATATATTTGCATTCAGAAGACAGGAATTACTTACCTATCATTATATGCTGGCTTTGTTTATACGTAATAATATTGCTGAAAATAATTTTGTTCAGAAGTTACACAAATGATATATAATTTAGGGAATGTTTCCCACTTTTCAGTCCAGATCAGGGTTTTTCTATGTGTAAGGGGACCATATAAGAATGAAAGTGAGGACAGTGGTTACCATGTTGCATTCATTTGTTTTCAGAAAACTCTTTTTCACCAACCTTCGCTGACATGGCTTTCAGAGATGAGGCTGGCAATCAACCAGCAGTATGGGAATGAATTAATAGTGGTCCTGGGGTAGTTGGGAAGGTCCCTTGGCTTTGCATGTCAGCATGCTATTTTGCATCCCTGGTTTACCATAGCATCTAAAGATGTCCAGAACTTTATGCTGTAAAAACAGAAATATCTAGTAGTCTTTAATGCTACTATGTTTCAATTGGTTTATACAGatccccccgacacacacacacaccatttgaacACGTTTTCCAGTTGAACAAGCACCTCACAGTACTTGTTATGGAATGTGTTTGTCACTTAGAATATGATTTCTGACCTCTAAGCAATTATTTCAAGAGGGTTGTACATACGTGGTTAAGCAGCACATATTCAATAGGGGCCCAATTCTACCCCCTTCTCTAGCTCTACAGTATTTCAGATGAATTGTAGCATAAAGCAGGGGAAATTGTTGAAGTTCTTGGATATCTTATTGTTATTGTTAGGAATAAGACCTCTCTTTAGTTAATTTGACAGGAAAACTGTCCAGTTCCTTTAAAATCAGAGCTCTTGAAATTTATACCACTTCTGAGATACATAATGGGAAATTGGACTACCATGGTGTACTATGGAGCTGTAAGATATGGACATGTATTATATTCAAGTGacgaaagaaagagagagagagagagagatcttctgtCTGGGAAGTACGTGTGACTCCTTATGAGACCCATTTTATATACAGTTGATAACTGAATGTCATTCAGAAAGATATATGAAAATAATTATGTTTGCTGTGTACACCTATTCAATTCATTAAGTTTCCCACATATATGTAAATCAAATTACCAATATAAATATCCAAATTATCTTAAACCTTACTGGTTTCTCTGACTATGCAATCTCTGCTTGTTAAATTATTTAGTTCTTCGCTAGTCTATTTCCAGTTATAATCATTGTTTATCTTGTGTTTAACTTCATAACGGCTCACATGTTCCACAGTATTAGAAGAGTGGAACAGGAGTTGCATGCTTACAAGAGGCTGCTTTGGTGCTCATCCAGAGCATTGTCAAGCAGCTGAATGCattccctgagggttgcacaaccctcagggacatattcctggcagccaaACAATACTTTTAGAGGtgggggagatcagcaaaaattgctcttCTTTCTATGTACATTCAGCTGCTTGGTAGCGTTCGGACTGAGTGCAAAGCAGCCTCTTGCAAGCATGCAACTCCTGTTCCACCATTCTAATGCTGCACATGTGAGCAGCAGCTTATCTAACAACGAGTGAATCTAAAATCAACAGGATTTTTCCTCATGTTCATTTCACTTGGAACAGAATTGTAGAAGAAAATAAACTTCTGAAATATTGACTATTTTAAACAAAAAGTGTGTTATTGGAAACACTAAGTGGACTGTCTTCCCTGTGGCAGCCCCACAGTGCACAAGTTACAGGTCTACACAGACTTTCCATGTTTCCATGCAGCCATCATCCTTTGCACAATTCACTTGAGCTTCAGAAGCCAGGCAGAAAGTGGGCTCTGTTGAGCCCTATTGGAATCGCTCTGTTCATAATCACTGTGGCCATACTAGGGAGAACTACCCCTAAGACTGCGTAGAAATTAGGACCTGTTTCTTCAAAATAAGCATGCAGTATAAACAAGGATATGAAAAAACAATGCAAAGCTAAGAGGTTCTGTATGAAATCCTAGATTTCGTAACTGGGCACAGGATTGCACTTAGATTGCCAAAAAGATGCTATCATACTCTAGCCCTTTAACTTTAATGTTTGTTtctccactgaagtcaatggaatTATTAATAGTAGGCACAAATAAATGTCATCTATGTCTTGGAGTTATTGTGTCTTGCATATTTCAGTTAAATTTTTCATGATATAGCTGAAGTTAtaaacatttttattgtattCATAGACTGAAAAATCTTTTTACAGCATTCATATGATATGCATATATTTGAAAGCAATTTTACAATGTTGTTTACTCATTTTACTTTCTACATTTAACTTATAATCATAGCATTATGGTTTCCCAGGAAACAGTGGGCAGCACTAAGTCTACTTGAAATCAGACTAGttagcaccattgaaatcaattagatGTTAATCataactttttattattattattattattattattaattcaatttctatactgcccttccaaaaatggctcagggcagtttacaaagagaaacaaacaaacaaacagtcagaGGTGCTATTATGGTGGGGACATCTCtacctccctttcccctgaaaCTGAGTGTCCCTGCCTGCTCCGAGAGGAACTCCATGAGGCTATAATGGTAGCCTCTCTTCTCTCTTCATGCCAGTCATCATAATGATTTACAATTTCTAGTTACATGTATAAAAGCCAGCTCCCTGctgttcaaaaatatttttttattcttTAGGAGCATCACATTCTAAAGGGATCAGCAAATGGAATTGGCTACATTAGGCTTTCTGACTATCATTAACTGTGTAGGAGAAATATCCTATACAGTCTTGGGACTCTACAGCTGATTTGCTTAATAGTCTGTGAGTAGATGACAGGGTAAGGAGAGGAATGCTTGCGTGTGAAGCTCCTGCTGGATAGGAAAACATTTTGTCCTCTCTTATTCAACTGCTGGCACTGTCCTATCCAGCAAAagggtgcacaaaaccggcttggaccgggcatgttcggttttgtgcactcctgtgacacccccccccccgccaggtttGACTCGGATTTGAGCTGGTCCAGGATGCAaaacgtttttaaaaaacaaacactctaacatggacctttcagcagggtttgaaatttagtaattacagcaggttgaGTAGGGTAAAATAGAATTGtaagatggagtatatatgttttgtattattatagcaatggcttatatgtatagttaacaagaaccgcgcagactggtaagcgggaagtcaatatttacttaattaagtgtaacttgattgttaaggtattgtaaaaatcaataaaattttaaaacgcaaaaaaacccaacaaccccaCAGCcggctgcgtgtgtgtgtgtgtcactgaaGCTTACCCCTCCCCCTACTGACCACCCCCTGgtatcaagtcaagtcaagtcaagtcccCCTGGTATTTTCTGGGCCGGTTCAGCCCATTTTCGACCTGAGTGCGTAAATagcgcatgtgcatgcatggcagccttcaaaatggctgatgTGAGAGGGCTAGAAAGGCCCGGAAATGGGGGCCAGAAAAGACCGGGGAggttggcgggggggcggggaggggaagcttcagagacaacccacccatggccatggcagcatgCCAGTCCCAGCGATGagtcagaataataataattttaaaaatcgaaTTCCCAGACCAGCTCTGAGCCGGCCGGAGCAGTTCAaggttgaactgaactgggcccggtctggaattggctcaacctcaagccagccCACACATTCCTATTGAGCTGGAGCCTCACACACGAGCACTCCCTCTCTTCCTAGCCTGTTACTTACTGGCTGATGATTAAAAAATGGGGAGCATTCACAGCTCCCTACccatgcttgtcctacccagttaatgatcATCAGAACAAGCCAAATGTGTCCAACATTCATGGATTTCCCCAGAATCCAGAAAGTAGCTGGTATCCTGGGCAGCAGAGAAGGAGGCAAAGTGTCATTaatttttcagattttttttttttaatggtgtagGAGTTAATTCTGTGGAATACAAATCTACAGAAAGATGTTTTTATTTCACCCAAACTTCCAGACATTAGAAAACTTCTCTTTGAAGTGAGGAATGAAGGAATTTGACAGTATAACTGATGCAGAGTTAAGGAGGAAAAGCAATTGGCTGCTTTCCTGAAATAGGGAGGGGATTGGCTGCTCTTGATAAACCAATTTACTGAACATATTTCAATAATTTTATTGAATGGAAGAAATAAAGGTTGTGCAGATATGGACACATCATATGTGGATTCTCACAGCCAGTtatagggtaggacaagtgttgtCCACAGTTCAGGAGCAGTGGACACTCCCGTTTTGTGACCATGCacttgtaaaaagcaaggtaggaggcagggggaGATCATTTATGAGGCTCTTGCGGGGTAGGAAGGCTTTTCTTCCTACTTCATTGAACAACTGCTCCTCCTACCCAATCCGACCCTCACAGATgaccatttccccttcctcctaccttgctttttatgcACACCATCACAAAATTGGCATGTGCACCACTCCCGAACTTGGGttggatgcttgtcctaccaATATAACATTTGTGTGAACTGTCCTCATATCTTCCTGGTGTACCATGGATTGTAAAACTGATGAGCCTTAATAACCCGAGGCTGGGTGAGTTTGTATAGTTGACTGGGGATGTTTTAACAGTTGATCACTTATCAGCTTGCTAACTTGAAGTGCTATTGAGCTTTCTATTCCCTATTCTTCTCAAAGGGAAGATGTGTGTACTTGCTCTTCATTGACCACATTGAAAGTATATTATGAATAATTCCAACGGGATGCCCTTGCTTTAACATTCTTTGTGTAAGCTCAGAGAGACTGAACTCAAGTGTATGGTATTCTACAAATTGTTATAGTGTCTTATACATTTAAATGTTTCAAAGTGTCCTTGCAATAACCCTTAATCTCTGTTCCTTTTTATGATGTGTATGTACACTACTGGGGGGAAAAAACACAACTTTATGACATGTGAATGCAATATAGTCATTTGGCCTTTTTCCTACAATGAATTTATTATATTTCAAAAACATTGAATGGCTCAGACTCTTTAAATGATGTGCTATATTAagtgaaataaaatgaaagcCAAGTGTCCATGTGTTCCCTGTTTCCTTACCCTGTGTTCTATTCAATACAAGCCATTAATTAATAAATGAGCATTAAAATATGTCTTGTCTTCTAGCCTGAAACCTTTGAGCATCTCTTTCTCAAGCATCCTGAAGCACTGTCATTTGGTCCTCTACTTCTGGAGCCAGAAATAGTGTTGGAAGATGTCAGTATTGATAAAGCAGTGAAAAAAGAAGACACACAAGACTTACTCGCTGTTGGGTCACTGTTTGCAACCGTTCAAGACTTTGAGCATGACTCAGCTTGCTCTAGTGGTCATTTCAATAGTGATAGTCTCTCTGAGAGTGTCCATGATGTCAAAACCAGTGAAGGAACTACAGGACAATCTAATGTAAAATATGCAACTATTATAAGCACTTCTGTATCAAGTAGGCTTTATGAGCCACCAAAGGTTTTAAGCAGTTCTTTTGATAGACTTTTGTTAGACCATGATTCTTTAGTTCCAACTTCTTTCTCTAGCGGTTCTTGGGTAGTGGGAAATCGAACTTTTCTGATATTACCAGATTGCCATCCATGCCCATCCCGAAAAGCTTTGTCCCTCTCTGTTGTTTCATCTGAGGGCTTCTCAGAACCTTCAGACCAGGATAAAAGTTTCCCTGAGGAAGATAGTCCAGAGAAGAGCATGTTCTACTTAGGGATGAACTCAATCAAAAAAAGTGAAAGTAGTCTTTTTTTAACAGAAAATTCAAAAGTAGTGTGTCACTTTCACACCAATGCTCTATTCAGAGGCATGAAGTTTCCACAAGATAAGCCCTCCGATCTAAATCTCTTTAACAACACATGTGAAAACCCTGTTCAGTCCTTCATACCGTACATGCCACAGTTTCAGACCCTGACAATTAAACTTCACGAGACAGCCAGCAGCAAAGCCTAAGTTCATATTGGTACTTATCACCTTAATGGTGGCATTAACGTTTTACATCCAACATGTTTTCCTATTAATAACCCTTTTTAAAGGTTGGTATTTTGTGCAATGATTTGCCACAAGTTCAGTTCTTACCAGCAGTCCACGTACTTTCTCTGGACGTTGTGCTTCTGTTTTGAGGATACCACAATGTCCCCAGGTACATCAAACAAACATCAAC contains:
- the LOC128323145 gene encoding leptin receptor-like, producing MAFRDEAGNQPAKERERERSSVWEPETFEHLFLKHPEALSFGPLLLEPEIVLEDVSIDKAVKKEDTQDLLAVGSLFATVQDFEHDSACSSGHFNSDSLSESVHDVKTSEGTTGQSNVKYATIISTSVSSRLYEPPKVLSSSFDRLLLDHDSLVPTSFSSGSWVVGNRTFLILPDCHPCPSRKALSLSVVSSEGFSEPSDQDKSFPEEDSPEKSMFYLGMNSIKKSESSLFLTENSKVVCHFHTNALFRGMKFPQDKPSDLNLFNNTCENPVQSFIPYMPQFQTLTIKLHETASSKA